The Glycine soja cultivar W05 chromosome 8, ASM419377v2, whole genome shotgun sequence genome has a window encoding:
- the LOC114421709 gene encoding thioredoxin-like fold domain-containing protein MRL7 homolog, chloroplastic isoform X2: MLFLQTTVLPRRFSPFCDATLHPLSSLNVQNPMLECAHSFSHYSPVPSNRTVKSISCSVSRKSHSKPEPEPPEPEANSNQRAGPKARSRSHQPKDVESSNDDKSSAETFPTTIPRKPRRGRRSEAVAVEDFVRDSLERTFAAIREQNKDALESHENIMKERDGDSSKSESSDKDDDNDDEEEDGGEGVRNKMVIEEESKNWPLDADVGWGIRASEYFEKHPIKNVVGEDGYEIDWEGEIDDNWVQEINCLEWESFAFHPSPLIVLVFERYNRASDNWKNLKELEKAVKVFWSAKDRLPPRAVKIDIYIERDLAYALKVRECPQILFLRGNRVVYREKELRTADELVQMIAFFYYNAKKPAWIDDKALYFRF; this comes from the exons ATGCTGTTTCTCCAAACCACTGTCTTACCTAGACGCTTCTCACCTTTTTGTGATGCTACTTTGCATCCATTGTCATCACTTAATGTTCAAAATCCTATGTTGGAATGTGCTCACAGTTTTTCTCATTATTCCCCTGTACCTAGCAACCGCACTGTAAAGTCTATATCATGCTCTGTTTCTAGAAAGTCCCATTCAAAACCTGAGCCTGAACCACCCGAACCTGAAGCTAATTCGAACCAAAGAGCAGGGCCTAAGGCGAGAAGCAGAAGTCACCAACCTAAAGATGTGGAATCCAGTAACGACGATAAAAGTTCAGCAGAGACATTCCCCACAACGATTCCCAGGAAGCCGAGGCGTGGTCGTAGAAGTGAAGCAGTGGCAGTGGAAGATTTTGTACGCGATTCGCTCGAGCGCACGTTTGCTGCAATTCGGGAACAAAACAAGGATGCTTTGGAGAGTCATGAAAATATAATGAAGGAGAGGGATGGTGACAGTTCTAAATCTGAAAGCAGCGATAAGGACGATGACAATGATGATGAAGAGGAAGATGGCGGAGAAGGCGTAAGAAATAAGATGGTGATTGAGGAAGAGAGTAAAAACTGGCCATTGGATGCAGATGTTGGGTGGGGAATAAGAGCTTCTGAGTATTTTGAGAAGCATCCAATCAAGAATGTGGTGGGAGAAG ATGGGTATGAAATTGACTGGGAAGGGGAGATTGATGACAACTGGGTGCAAGAGATCAACTGTTTGGAATGGGAGAGTTTTGCTTTCCATCCCAGTCCTTTAATTGTCCTTGTCTTTGAACGCTATAACAG GGCATCTGATAACTGGAAAAATTTGAAAGAGCTGGAGAAAGCAGTAAAGGTATTTTGGAGTGCAAAAGATCGGTTGCCTCCCCGG GCGGTTAAGATAGATATCTATATCGAGAGAGATTTGGCATACGCCCTGAAAGTTAGAGAATGtcctcaaattttatttttacggGGTAACAGGGTCGTGTACAGGGAAAAAG AACTCAGAACTGCGGATGAGCTGGTTCAGATGATTGCATTTTTCTATTATAATGCAAAAAAGCCTGCGTGGATAGATGATAAGGCCCTGTATTTTCGTTTTTAA
- the LOC114421709 gene encoding thioredoxin-like fold domain-containing protein MRL7 homolog, chloroplastic isoform X1 yields the protein MLFLQTTVLPRRFSPFCDATLHPLSSLNVQNPMLECAHSFSHYSPVPSNRTVKSISCSVSRKSHSKPEPEPPEPEANSNQRAGPKARSRSHQPKDVESSNDDKSSAETFPTTIPRKPRRGRRSEAVAVEDFVRDSLERTFAAIREQNKDALESHENIMKERDGDSSKSESSDKDDDNDDEEEDGGEGVRNKMVIEEESKNWPLDADVGWGIRASEYFEKHPIKNVVGEDGYEIDWEGEIDDNWVQEINCLEWESFAFHPSPLIVLVFERYNRASDNWKNLKELEKAVKVFWSAKDRLPPRAVKIDIYIERDLAYALKVRECPQILFLRGNRVVYREKELRTADELVQMIAFFYYNAKKPAWIDDKALYFRF from the exons ATGCTGTTTCTCCAAACCACTGTCTTACCTAGACGCTTCTCACCTTTTTGTGATGCTACTTTGCATCCATTGTCATCACTTAATGTTCAAAATCCTATGTTGGAATGTGCTCACAGTTTTTCTCATTATTCCCCTGTACCTAGCAACCGCACTGTAAAGTCTATATCATGCTCTGTTTCTAGAAAGTCCCATTCAAAACCTGAGCCTGAACCACCCGAACCTGAAGCTAATTCGAACCAAAGAGCAGGGCCTAAGGCGAGAAGCAGAAGTCACCAACCTAAAGATGTGGAATCCAGTAACGACGATAAAAGTTCAGCAGAGACATTCCCCACAACGATTCCCAGGAAGCCGAGGCGTGGTCGTAGAAGTGAAGCAGTGGCAGTGGAAGATTTTGTACGCGATTCGCTCGAGCGCACGTTTGCTGCAATTCGGGAACAAAACAAGGATGCTTTGGAGAGTCATGAAAATATAATGAAGGAGAGGGATGGTGACAGTTCTAAATCTGAAAGCAGCGATAAGGACGATGACAATGATGATGAAGAGGAAGATGGCGGAGAAGGCGTAAGAAATAAGATGGTGATTGAGGAAGAGAGTAAAAACTGGCCATTGGATGCAGATGTTGGGTGGGGAATAAGAGCTTCTGAGTATTTTGAGAAGCATCCAATCAAGAATGTGGTGGGAGAAGATGGGTATGAAATTGACTGGGAAGGGGAGATTGATGACAACTGGGTGCAAGAGATCAACTGTTTGGAATGGGAGAGTTTTGCTTTCCATCCCAGCCCTTTAATTGTCCTTGTCTTTGAACGCTATAACAG GGCATCTGATAACTGGAAAAATTTGAAAGAGCTGGAGAAAGCAGTAAAGGTATTTTGGAGTGCAAAAGATCGGTTGCCTCCCCGG GCGGTTAAGATAGATATCTATATCGAGAGAGATTTGGCATACGCCCTGAAAGTTAGAGAATGtcctcaaattttatttttacggGGTAACAGGGTCGTGTACAGGGAAAAAG AACTCAGAACTGCGGATGAGCTGGTTCAGATGATTGCATTTTTCTATTATAATGCAAAAAAGCCTGCGTGGATAGATGATAAGGCCCTGTATTTTCGTTTTTAA
- the LOC114421710 gene encoding mitochondrial dicarboxylate/tricarboxylate transporter DTC-like, whose translation MGDENKTKSPASGVWSTIKPFVNGGASGMLATCVIQPIDMIKVRIQLGQGSAAQVTSTMLKNEGVAAFYKGLSAGLLRQATYTTARLGSFKILTAKAIEANDGKPLPLYQKALCGLTAGAIGASVGSPADLALIRMQADATLPAAQRRNYTNAFHALYRITADEGVLALWKGAGPTVVRAMALNMGMLASYDQSVEFFRDSVGLGEGATVLGASSVSGFFAAACSLPFDYVKTQIQKMQPDADGKYPYTGSVDCAVKTFKAGGPFKFYTGFPVYCVRIAPHVMMTWIFLNQIQKLQKSYGL comes from the exons ATGGGAGACGAGAATAAGACCAAGTCCCCTGCTTCCGGCGTGTGGTCCACCATCAAGCCTTTCGTCAATGGCGGAGCCTCCGGCATGCTCGCCACCTGTGTCATTCAACCCATCGATATGATCAAG GTGAGGATTCAACTTGGGCAAGGATCAGCTGCGCAGGTCACTTCCACCATGCTTAAGAATGAGGGTGTTGCTGCCTtctataag GGTCTATCTGCTGGATTACTCAGGCAGGCTACATACACCACTGCCCGTCTTGGATCATTTAA aATCTTGACGGCCAAAGCTATTGAGGCTAATGATGGGAAGCCCCTGCCACTGTATCAGAAAGCTCTGTGTGGGCTGACTGCTGGTGCTATCGGAGCAAGTGTTGGTAGTCCAGCAGACTTGGCACTCATTCGGATGCAGGCTGATGCAACATTACCTGCTGCTCAGCGCCGAAATTACACAAATGCCTTCCATGCACTCTATCGAATTACTGCAGATGAAGGGGTTTTGGCGCTTTGGAAAGGTGCTGGGCCTACTGTTGTAAGAGCCATGGCATTGAACATGGGCATGCTTGCATCTTATGATCAAAGTGTTGAGTTCTTCAGGGATTCTGTTGGTCTTGGTGAAGGTGCTACTGTGCTAG GTGCAAGTTCTGTTTCTGGATTTTTCGCAGCAGCTTGCAGTTTACCATTTGACTATGTCAAGACCCAGATCCAGAAGATGCAACCTGATGCTGATGGGAAATATCCATACACTGGCTCCGTTGATTGTGCTGTCAAAACCTTCAAAGCAGGAGgaccattcaaattttacaCCGGATTCCCTGTCTATTGTGTTAGGATTGCTCCTCATGTGATG ATGACATGGATTTTCCTGAACCAGATACAGAAATTGCAGAAATCCTACGGGTTGTAG
- the LOC114421712 gene encoding putative lipase ROG1: MATAPFIHARCAYSPRISNRNNKPSSQQGPLASSSSHASSSSSPSSSSFSHPSGTNSGQRHQGLRAQAMSTVTLGNSIASIGNLKNDPDHLLVLVHGILASTADWTYAEAELKRRLGKNFLIYVSSSNTYTKTFTGIDGAGKRLADEVLQVVKKTKSLKRISFLAHSLGGLFARYAIAVLYSPDTYSRDQPGDLANSMTENSQGTTLSRGGMIAGLEPINFITLATPHLGVRGKKQLPFLLGVPILEKLAAPIAPFFVGQTGSQLFLTDGKPDKPPLLLRMASDSDDGKFLSALGAFRCRIIYANVSYDHMVGWRTSSIRRETELSKKPPRQSLDGYKHVVDVEYCPPVPSDGPKFPPKAVKAKEAAQNAPNTQNTVEYHEIVEDEMIRGLQQLGWKKVDVSFHSAFWPFFAHNNIHVKNEWFHNAGVGVIAHVAESLRQLEASSFLSASL, from the exons ATGGCAACCGCTCCCTTCATTCACGCGCGCTGTGCTTACTCGCCTAGAATTTCCAATCGCAACAACAAGCCTAGTTCGCAACAAGGCCCCTTGGCTTCTTCGTCTTCTCAtgcttcctcctcctcttcacCCTCCAGTTCTAGCTTCTCTCACCCTTctg GTACAAACAGTGGACAAAGACACCAGGGCCTTAGAGCTCAAGCTATGAGTACTGTCACACTTGGAAATTCTATTGCTAGCATAGGGAATTTGAAGAACGATCCTGATCATCTCCTTGTTCTTGTTCATGGTATCTTGGCTAG CACAGCAGACTGGACTTATGCGGAAGCAGAGTTGAAAAGGCGCCTtggaaaaaactttttaatttatg TAAGTTCATCAAATACTTACACTAAGACATTTACTGGGATTGATGGAGCTGGAAAGCGATTAGCTGATGAA GTCTTGCAAGTTGTTAAAAAGACAAAGAGCCTGAAAAGAATCTCCTTTCTAGCCCATTCTCTGGGAGGCTTGTTTGCTAGATATGCAATTGCTGTTCTTTATTCACCTGATACTTATAGTAGGGACCAACCAGGTGATCTAGCAAACAGCATGACAGAAAATTCCCAGGGAACAACCCTTTCAAGAGGAGGGATGATTGCTGGGTTAGAGCCaatcaattttataactttagCAACACCACATCTTGGCGTGAGAGGAAAGAAGCAG CTTCCATTTCTGTTGGGTGTCCCAATCCTAGAAAAGCTTGCTGCACCTATAGCTCCTTTTTTTGTTGGTCAGACAGGTAGTCAGTTGTTCCTTACTGATGGTAAACCTGACAAACCTCCTCTCCTATTGAGAATGgcttctgattctgatgatggaAAGTTTTT ATCTGCACTTGGAGCATTTAGATGTCGTATCATTTATGCTAATGTTTCATATGATC ATATGGTTGGGTGGCGCACATCCTCTATAAGGAGGGAAACTGAGCTCAGTAAGAAG CCTCCTCGCCAATCTTTAGATGGATACAAGCACGTGGTTGATGTGGAATACTGTCCCCCAGTTCCTTCTGATGGCCCTAAATTTCCTCCAAAAGCAGTAAAAGCAAAAGAGGCAGCACAAAATGCGCCCAATACACAGAATACTGTGGAATATCATGAAATTGTAGAAG ATGAGATGATTCGAGGATTACAGCAGTTGGGATGGAAAAAAGTTGATGTCAGCTTTCACTCAGCATTCTGGCCTTTCTTTGCTCATAACAACATTCAT gtgaaaaatgAATGGTTTCACAATGCTGGTGTAGGAGTTATTGCTCATGTGGCCGAAAGCTTAAGACAGCTAGAAGCATCATCATTTTTGTCTGCTAGCTTGTAA
- the LOC114421713 gene encoding 14-3-3-like protein C, with protein MASTKERENFVYTAKLAEQAERYEEMVEAMKNVAKLNVELTVEERNLLSVGYKNVVGARRASWRILSSIEQKEEAKGNDVSVKRIKEYRQKVESELSNICSDIMTVIDEHLIPSSSAGEPSVFFYKMKGDYYRYLAEFKSGDERKEAADHSMKAYQSASTTAEAELPPTHPIRLGLALNFSVFYYEILNSPERACHLAKQAFDEAISELDTLSEESYKDSTLIMQLLRDNLTLWTSDIPEEGAEEQKVDSARAAGGDNA; from the exons ATGGCCTCCACCAAGGAACGCGAAAACTTTGTCTACACCGCCAAGCTCGCCGAACAAGCCGAACGCTATGAag AAATGGTGGAAGCAATGAAGAATGTGGCGAAGCTGAACGTGGAATTGACGGTCGAGGAGCGGAACCTTCTGTCGGTAGGGTACAAGAACGTGGTGGGTGCTCGTAGGGCTTCGTGGAGGATTCTATCGTCGATTGAACAGAAAGAAGAAGCTAAAGGGAACGATGTGAGTGTGAAGAGGATAAAGGAGTATAGGCAGAAGGTGGAGTCTGAGTTGTCCAATATCTGCAGTGATATCATGACTGTTATTGATGAACACCTTATTCCCTCTAGCTCTGCTGGTGAACCTAGTGTCTTTTTCTACAAAAT GAAGGGGGACTATTACCGGTACCTCGCGGAGTTCAAGTCCGGTGATGAGAGAAAAGAGGCTGCTGATCATTCCATGAAGGCGTATCAG TCGGCTTCCACTACTGCAGAGGCTGAGTTACCACCCACACATCCCATCCGTTTGGGCCTGGCTTTGAACTTCTCTGtcttttattatgaaattttgaaCTCTCCTGAAAG GGCCTGTCACCTTGCTAAGCAGGCATTTGATGAAGCCATCTCTGAGTTGGATACTCTGAGCGAGGAGTCTTACAAAGACAGCACCCTAATTATGCAGCTTCTGAGGGACAATCTCACCCTGTGGACTTCTGACATCCCTGAAGAAGGAG